The Cryptococcus gattii WM276 chromosome D, complete sequence region TTCGCAAAGCGGAAACGGCGAGGAGCGTCAGACGGCATACCTCCAGGGAAGGAAGAATTTTGAATGAGGAAAGAGACCTGGAAAAGAAAAAGCgggaggaaaagatggTGCTATTTATTAGTGAGCGACGGGAGAAACGAAGACCTGCACAGCAGAGGGcgggaagaagaaggaaagcCGCCGCGCTATTTCCACGTGGTAAAGTAGTCATAATAACAATAATATAATAATAATCCGCCAAGCAAACATCCAAGATCCAAGTCGATCCGAGGGGGCTTTCCTTCGACGCGTAGGGTAAAACCCCTGAAGTCCCCCTCGGAAACGCATCCATTAGGTTTGTCGTCGGCCTCCACCCATTAATTATATCCAATGCTGATGACGGACTTTACACTGTAAAGGCGGCTAGGGAATATAGCCTCCCAAAGGCTTGGCGGTGGTAGTCATAGTGCATATGATGGAGGTACCCTATGTATGTGGTGATAGATTGGTACAGCGGTAACAATTAGTTAAGCTCGGGTCTCAAATAATCATGTCGAGCGAGTTGGTGTTCGCTGATACGGTTCTTTCTGTAGTTGCGCTATCAAGCGTCTGCCTATAAGGCTGCATATACGAAGATTGATTATGTCTAAGGAGAGCACTCTAGATTACGGTAGAACCGATAGCCTAGGAGGTGAACTAATGAAAGGAAGTAAAAGTAGTAAGATATCCCGCCACTTCAACAACgaactcttcttcttgctccGCTCCCTGATCCTTGCGGTCACCTCCGTCATGTTGATGATAATAAGTGGGCACTCGAAGTGATGTGACATGGCCGTAGGGGGGCCATTGCATATTTACAGCGCTCCTCTTCGTGTTAGCTCCGTTGCTTTTTTGGCAAAACGACGCTTCATGCAGGCAGGGGgcgtcttcatcatttcCTCCTATGGCCGAGGATGTTCGCAAAAACTTTGAGCAATGCCTATGAGAAGAACAGTAGTTGGGTGGTAACTAATGATGATTGTATTTGGTAGCACATATGTATGTACGTACTCTACAACAGGGACATATGTGAATCGATAAATAAAAAATAATACATGAAGAAGGGATCTTTCTGTCGTGTTTTGGAATGCTATGGTCTCCAAGACTACAGTGACTGGATTGAGTCCATGATCAACAGCGCTAAACCTTTTGTAGTTAGTGGAACAAGAATACATAATTAAGACAAACAGTTTATAGATACATGATATATGGAAGAAGATATACAACAGACGTCGCCATTACGAGTTCTATCTAAATAGCCAGCCATTTCGATTTTTCTTTTACTAGCGCCATGTTCTCTGCCATTGAATATAGCAACATCAAATTGTGTGCTGCCTCCCAAGCTAACGATGATTTCCTGACCTCCTGTAAAATAAATACAATCAGCATCACCATACCACTAATAACGACGGCGCAATGAAGAAAAAACTTACCTCCGGGAACATACTCTCGTCCATCCTCTGCTGCACACTGTCTAGCACCTTTTCATAATGCTTCACTGCAAAATGGGGCACGCCGATAGAATGAAATGCGCGTCCAAAGTTATATTCCACTTCCTCCATCCCCGGGCCCGAATTAGGTGAAAGTTTGCGATATTGAGATAAGAAGACCATCCCCTGCACCAAGGAGAATAATTAGCATTATAAAACTGGAGAACAGAAAGGTACGTACTTGAGCAATCTGATAATTCTTATTATCAGATTGGCGTGTCATAGCTCGTCCAAGGTATGCTTGCGCGATCAGAAGGCAGATGAAGGGGTTCCAAGGATCAAGTTCGTACGCTCTTGTCAAATAGACTAAATCTCTATTAGCTTTATAGGTTCGGTATATCTCCATTGACGTACAGATGGCTCCTTTGAAGGCTTTAGAAGCAAGCATCTCTTGCCCCAATATGACATTTAGATAAGGCGAGAATTTCTTGGGTAAAACTGGTTTATAGCCCCATCCGATCTCCCCTTCTACACCATAAACCCGGTCTTcagcctcttcttcctcgtcaaGATCCGGATCAATCGGGAGATCGActttcttcctccctttggctttctttccatttcctttctttccaTCGCCTCCCTTGCTCTCTCCCTTAGTCTTCCCTTTATTGGCGCTCCATCTACCCTTACCCTCCAAATAGTGCAGACCTTTATCCCCGTTCCTTACCGCCTCGTCGTAAGCTCTAATGTCTCGGTTGATGAAATTTTGAAGGGAAGTGTCGGTGAATACCGCACGAGCTGCAGAGCCTCCCGTCGAAATGGCAGCAAGCATAATGAGGAATGGTTGAGGAAGGAACTGGGAACGAAGAGCGAGTTTTCGGGCCGAATCAATTATCTTGTCGTACGCCTTCAGTCTCATTGCGCAAGCTAAAGTCTATCAATTGATGTTCCCATTGCTGTCGCGGCGACAAAAATCCCGACTCACCAATGATAGTCAGTCTCAAGGCAATCTCACAACGCCGATTATGGAATAGCCCCGACCAAACGACGTGCTCCAAGATATCCATGGCtacttcctcttctcctctaACCATCAAAACGCAGCAATATTTGACGACAAGGGTAAGCCACTCCTCATTGGACAAGCCATAGAAAGAAGTTTTGCGGAAAACATGGTAGGGGTTATCATCGTCGATCTCTTCCACTATACGATGTGTCAGCGATACATGAGACAAGGTAAGTAACGGCACTCACATCCCAAGGTTCTTTCCAAACGGTCTTGCATTTCGGCAGCTTGATCATCCACATCCGTCTTCTTATACTTCTTGCTCTTAAGCACTCTCACCATACCCTGTGCAAATCATTAGGTTCCAATTGATTCTTTTCAATCGTAACACAACATACTCGATTTTTCGTAAAATTCGATCTATCCATTCGATAGTTTTCAATCAGCAGGCCTGCACTCTCCACAAACCTCTCGAGCGCCCCTTCCTCGCCCTCCATCGTACCTCTTTCCGCGTCTTGAACATCAGCCCAGAGATTTTGCATCTGCGAACGAAGTTGTTCTTCAAGCATGCGTTTAGATATCCTTACGCCTGGTTGCATTTGAATGGTGGAAGAGAGTGTGCCACGTTCACCACGAGTACGGATGACTGCAAGTTGTCAGATAGTTAAGGGTAGCAATAGGGAGATGACGTACCTTCCGTTACAATGTCCAAAGCTTCGGCCTTTCTACCCATATCCTCCAAAACATTTGCTATTCTCAGCTTCGCCTCCAAGTTGTCTGGCACTTCACTTGCCACTGTCTCTTCATAAGTTTGGCCCTTAAGAGGTCTAAGGCACACTTACCCCATTGCAGCGCCTCAAGAGCCTCTTCCAGATCACCCATCTTCCACTGACAGACACCGATTTTATATATCAGTGGTGGATCATCGGGTAATTCTTCACATTCCTGGACAGCTGCAAAACAATCCAAAGCTCTCTCCCATCGATCACGAGTCATGAGGGCGTCTCCCAATTCCTGGAGATACGTGTAATGTGTGAGCACGTCAAGGCTGAGCAGGAAATTGATGTGGATCTACAATGTCTGTTAGCACCAAATACAGAAAGGGCGACAGTATGCGTACGTTTGCCTCATGGATATCGTCCAATTTTATACGGGAGAGAGCCAGACGATGCCTCATGCCCACATCCATCTCAAACCCTTCGCTCTCCACTTCTTCTCTGATCGTCCCGGGCGGGTCATATTCTCTATCATCATCCATAGTATCCCAGCCCTTCTGTTCCGCCCTTCCCTGTAGCCATCTCTGACCTTGCTTGACGACTACTAACGCATCTTCATACTCCTCCAGTGCCAAAAGATCGTCTATGAGGGTGATTATGTTCTCATATGTCATAGGCGGCGAAGCATCGGGGACCCGAGGACGCTGGCTTGGTGACGGGTAGGTTGTTATTTGATAATCAAAACCTCTCCTGGCTGTCTGCGCTGCTAGTCCCCTCAGATTCATTGAGACAAGGAGTGGGTGGAAAGTGGAGGTAAACTCCAAATTGTTCGCCAATTCGGGCTCAATTTGTAGCATTGCACGGAAAACGTTACATCCCTGAGGACTTGTGTCAATCgcaagaaggagatgtCGGGTAAAACAGACTTACACGAGTCTTCTGACCTTGGATACGATATATGGCGCCAAGATCCCACAAGAGATCGATTTGATCAGGCTCACATTTGAGAGCCTTTCTTAAACAGTAAACACTCTGTTCCAGATGTCCAATCTCTCTGCTTCCATTAGGTCTATTGTAACTGTGTCAGGGTAGTGCTCACTTAAACTCTTGCGCCAGTTCTCTCCAAAGATCCCCCTCGTCATCCACATGTGCACCCAAAAATCTCATCTGTCTGGCtttttcttcatcaccaAGCTCCTTGTAGCAGCTTGAAAGGGTGACCCAAGCGGCTGGTACATATGGATCGAGTCGGATAACTTCGAGGAAACTTGAGATGGCTTTATCGTAATCTTCGACCAGATAAGCCCCGTTTGCTTGACCAAGTAGATAGTTCACCTCATGTGAGGGCTTGTGTGCTCTTCGAGGCTATAGATCATTAGTTGGATTATCAGAGGAACAAAAGTATGTATTTACTTGTTTTTGTAATGTTTTGCCGGAACGGCGGGATGCTGGAagttcttcttcgtctGCCAATTCTAATTCACGTTGAAACTCTGCATTGTTGATCTTCCCCTTGCCAGGCGCAGTTTTTGATGCCAATCCTGCCAATCGTCTGCCAGAAGTCAGAGTTAACCCCAAAGTGCATACCCGACTCACCCAAAAACAACATCATTGTCCGGCTCTTCAACATCATCCGGTTGAGAATCCTGATATTCGTCGTCTGACTCTCCATACAAGTCATCACTATCAGATGAACCTCGGTCTTGCAGAGGAGTATACACTGTGGTACCATCTTCATCCAACAGCGCTGGGTCTAAGGCGAAATCAGCACTCATGTTGCCCTGTAGTAAGTGAATTAGTGTATGAAGTCATCAGGAGAACCATTTGTTTTCGTTGTGAGTCCCCGAACATGGGCCAACGGATCGATGATAAGTCATGACGTCTACGTCTGTCTGGAAGGCTTGGGATTTATGTTCATACGTAATAAAGAACTCGGAGAAATGCGGGAAAACCGTTAGTGTTATTTTTCCACGTGCAGATTGTGCCTGGGCGAGAAATCGCTGGAGGTAAATTCCTGTTGGGGAAGTCTGATTGAGCGGCTGGGGAGGAGGGTCTGTGCGCGCTCTCGTTCGATGAGATCGGACCATCCTCCCCACAGCCCCAGACCATGCACCTATAATGTTCAATTCCTATCTCGatttctcttcttcttttcttctttctttgGCTTTTATAGTCATAATTAAACTGCTACTACCCTctccctttctctctcttcctctctctcatACCCGTAAGTTGCCGGATCGCTCGCGCACATTACCGCGACGGCCTGTCGTTTCGACCGCGCTTGCTTTCTACATCTTCCACGTACCGGCGCTCACAAGTTCGCAGCTTTAGGTCAGAGCCTACACTAGACACTGCATCATGTCCACCAAGGGTAAGTTTTCATCTCTCCACCATGCACGCTTCTTTGACGTGTACACCATTTCCTGTTATCTTGGCCGGCCGAA contains the following coding sequences:
- a CDS encoding RNA polymerase III transcription factor, putative (Similar to SGTC gene model, INSD accession EAL18347.1), whose product is MSADFALDPALLDEDGTTVYTPLQDRGSSDSDDLYGESDDEYQDSQPDDVEEPDNDVVFGRLAGLASKTAPGKGKINNAEFQRELELADEEELPASRRSGKTLQKQPRRAHKPSHEVNYLLGQANGAYLVEDYDKAISSFLEVIRLDPYVPAAWVTLSSCYKELGDEEKARQMRFLGAHVDDEGDLWRELAQEFKEIGHLEQSVYCLRKALKCEPDQIDLLWDLGAIYRIQGQKTRGCNVFRAMLQIEPELANNLEFTSTFHPLLVSMNLRGLAAQTARRGFDYQITTYPSPSQRPRVPDASPPMTYENIITLIDDLLALEEYEDALVVVKQGQRWLQGRAEQKGWDTMDDDREYDPPGTIREEVESEGFEMDVGMRHRLALSRIKLDDIHEANIHINFLLSLDVLTHYTYLQELGDALMTRDRWERALDCFAAVQECEELPDDPPLIYKIGVCQWKMGDLEEALEALQWVASEVPDNLEAKLRIANVLEDMGRKAEALDIVTEVIRTRGERGTLSSTIQMQPGVRISKRMLEEQLRSQMQNLWADVQDAERGTMEGEEGALERFVESAGLLIENYRMDRSNFTKNRGMVRVLKSKKYKKTDVDDQAAEMQDRLERTLGLEEIDDDNPYHVFRKTSFYGLSNEEWLTLVVKYCCVLMVRGEEEVAMDILEHVVWSGLFHNRRCEIALRLTIIACAMRLKAYDKIIDSARKLALRSQFLPQPFLIMLAAISTGGSAARAVFTDTSLQNFINRDIRAYDEAVRNGDKGLHYLEGKGRWSANKGKTKGESKGGDGKKGNGKKAKGRKKVDLPIDPDLDEEEEAEDRVYGVEGEIGWGYKPVLPKKFSPYLNVILGQEMLASKAFKGAIFYLTRAYELDPWNPFICLLIAQAYLGRAMTRQSDNKNYQIAQGMVFLSQYRKLSPNSGPGMEEVEYNFGRAFHSIGVPHFAVKHYEKVLDSVQQRMDESMFPEEVRKSSLAWEAAHNLMLLYSMAENMALVKEKSKWLAI